A part of Paenarthrobacter sp. A20 genomic DNA contains:
- a CDS encoding DUF6301 family protein has product MTWKSMPPAELCDIMDFWIAAPWPMSKDEAQQRAVERFGWTIEVENDTPYLMNTVSNFTTADVMTIDYKNVMMDLSLDTSDTIREVTPESTAFLGDAHTLMVREGEARWGKPKLEHFEETTTALWNVDGGAIVSFSFLPRGLSAEYETPQGAELERKSGDR; this is encoded by the coding sequence ATGACATGGAAATCAATGCCCCCTGCTGAGCTCTGCGACATCATGGACTTTTGGATTGCAGCCCCTTGGCCGATGTCGAAGGATGAGGCCCAGCAACGTGCTGTGGAGCGGTTCGGTTGGACCATCGAAGTGGAGAACGACACGCCATATCTAATGAACACAGTCTCCAACTTCACCACCGCTGATGTCATGACCATCGATTACAAAAACGTGATGATGGATTTGAGCCTCGACACGTCGGACACCATCCGGGAGGTGACACCGGAGTCCACCGCATTCCTCGGCGACGCCCATACGCTCATGGTCCGTGAGGGCGAAGCACGGTGGGGAAAGCCGAAGCTGGAGCACTTCGAAGAGACCACAACAGCGCTATGGAACGTCGACGGCGGTGCAATAGTCTCCTTCAGCTTCCTTCCCAGGGGTCTCTCTGCTGAATACGAGACACCGCAAGGTGCAGAACTGGAGCGGAAAAGCGGCGATCGATGA
- a CDS encoding DUF6301 family protein, with translation MTEIVTWKAMSPAEVCDLMDFWAAAAWPLTRDEMQRLAVERYGWSIEVEDDVPYLMNTVSGFTIPDVSTIGSEGALSYISLRISDVIRRITPESTEFLGDNFALMVREGTERWGKQLMRASAGSESASWCLSSGARISLNCHPKSLSAMFQTPQGVELDRTSGN, from the coding sequence ATGACAGAAATCGTGACGTGGAAAGCCATGAGCCCGGCCGAGGTCTGTGACCTCATGGACTTCTGGGCTGCCGCCGCGTGGCCGCTGACGCGGGACGAAATGCAGCGCCTCGCCGTCGAGCGTTATGGCTGGAGCATCGAGGTGGAAGACGACGTTCCCTACCTTATGAACACGGTATCGGGCTTCACTATCCCGGACGTTTCGACGATTGGTAGCGAGGGAGCTCTCAGCTACATCAGCCTGCGGATCTCTGACGTAATCCGTAGGATCACGCCGGAATCAACTGAATTCCTCGGGGACAACTTTGCGCTCATGGTGCGTGAAGGAACGGAGCGCTGGGGAAAGCAGCTGATGCGAGCGTCTGCGGGCTCGGAGTCGGCGAGCTGGTGCTTGTCCTCCGGTGCGCGCATCTCATTGAATTGCCATCCGAAGAGCCTCAGCGCAATGTTCCAGACGCCGCAGGGCGTCGAGCTCGACCGGACGTCGGGGAACTGA
- a CDS encoding MFS transporter translates to MNTMTEKVADTESSPRRSLKRVAAAAAVGNFVEWFDSAAYAVMSVTIAKLFFPDYSTTASLLAVWAIFAGGFIARPLGAAFFGRYGDRIGRNKMLGLCVLIMSAATFCIGILPTFAVIGVWAPILLFVFRAVQGFTTGGEYTGSSAFIVEYAPEGKRATYASIIPATVGLASVAGALLGVAITSTLSPADLQAWGWRIPFLLAAPLGLIGLYIRSRVDDTPVFRGLEKTGEVAKRPLGDAIRMCSRQIFTLFGYSITNAIAYYLMSSYMIAYMTSSLGYSSAESMITSVITMLVYTAVCPLAARASDRYGRKRMLLVACVGFVVMTIPAFSIMPLGLGFAILGTSVLGALVAVIGTSNVPALVEMFPSSVRASGSAIGYTLAYVLFGGTAPFVATGLVAGFGTPLAPAFYLMGMALVSAVVVVLFFRETKDLSLSRTTVL, encoded by the coding sequence ATGAATACGATGACCGAGAAAGTTGCAGACACTGAGTCTTCCCCCCGGCGCAGCCTGAAGCGCGTCGCCGCGGCAGCCGCCGTCGGGAATTTCGTGGAATGGTTCGACTCCGCGGCTTATGCGGTCATGTCCGTCACCATCGCGAAACTCTTCTTCCCGGATTACTCCACGACGGCGTCACTCCTGGCCGTGTGGGCGATCTTCGCAGGCGGTTTCATCGCCAGGCCGCTCGGGGCGGCTTTCTTCGGACGCTACGGTGACCGGATTGGCCGCAACAAGATGCTGGGCCTGTGTGTGCTGATCATGAGCGCGGCGACGTTCTGCATCGGAATCCTGCCGACGTTTGCGGTGATCGGCGTGTGGGCTCCGATTCTATTGTTCGTGTTCCGCGCCGTGCAGGGCTTCACCACCGGCGGTGAGTACACGGGATCGTCGGCGTTCATCGTTGAATACGCCCCGGAAGGTAAGCGGGCGACGTACGCCAGCATTATCCCGGCCACTGTCGGGCTGGCTTCGGTTGCGGGGGCTTTGCTGGGTGTCGCGATCACTTCCACGTTGAGCCCTGCTGATTTGCAGGCGTGGGGCTGGCGAATTCCGTTCCTGCTCGCGGCACCGCTGGGTCTGATCGGCCTGTATATCCGGTCCCGTGTGGATGACACTCCGGTGTTCCGCGGTCTGGAGAAGACGGGCGAAGTTGCCAAGCGGCCTCTGGGCGACGCTATCCGGATGTGCTCGCGCCAGATCTTCACGCTCTTTGGCTACAGCATCACCAACGCCATCGCGTACTACCTGATGAGCAGCTACATGATCGCCTACATGACCTCGAGCCTGGGCTATTCCTCGGCAGAATCCATGATCACTAGTGTGATCACCATGCTTGTCTACACCGCGGTTTGCCCGTTGGCAGCTCGTGCCAGTGACCGGTACGGCCGAAAGCGGATGCTGCTGGTGGCCTGTGTGGGCTTCGTGGTGATGACCATTCCGGCGTTCTCCATCATGCCGCTGGGTCTCGGTTTCGCGATCCTGGGGACCAGCGTCCTGGGTGCATTGGTGGCCGTGATCGGAACATCAAACGTGCCTGCTTTGGTGGAGATGTTCCCGTCATCCGTCCGTGCATCCGGCTCAGCGATCGGGTACACCCTGGCCTACGTGCTGTTCGGTGGAACCGCTCCCTTCGTGGCCACCGGCTTGGTGGCCGGCTTCGGAACCCCGCTGGCCCCGGCCTTCTACCTGATGGGCATGGCGCTGGTATCCGCTGTGGTGGTTGTCCTATTCTTCCGGGAGACCAAGGACCTCTCGCTGTCGCGGACCACGGTCCTGTAG
- a CDS encoding acyl-CoA synthetase has protein sequence MKTATQDRYTELRNSHRWEVPELYNMAVDVADRHPRDKRALILESAVEGQREVSWGEIQDRSRQIAATLQKAGIKKGDRVAVLLPQRSDTPAAYLGVLRTGAILVTMSLLWAAEPIRFRLEDSGASVIIAEESARPLFKDFEGTFIDIDSPAIKEATTEFQDVETKAEDPALIFYTSGTTGRAKGIVHAHRTLLGHNEFEYCHQICDGDVFYGAGDWAWSLAKLMGPLRLGATHLVFRPNGGFDPAALLDSMSRHRVTSALVNPTFLRKMREDVPDAGTRFPLHLRTVCSSNEPLTPDLITWFEAQYGVTLLDYYGSTESYPLLGNYPDVPVKPGSMGRPLPGWEVRLLDDNEQEVATGETGEICLRARSNPQFPLGYWNMPEASATAFGGGWYHTKDQAYTDDDGYFWFLGRTDDVIKTSGYRVGPYELEAVIRELDPVRDVSVTGVPDELRGQSIKAWIELMPGHAGGADLSETIVAHVKENFSRFAYPRFIEYVTALPKSATGKVQRAQLRELPHVVASPRLEGQQS, from the coding sequence ATGAAAACCGCAACCCAAGACCGCTATACCGAACTGCGGAACAGCCACCGCTGGGAGGTGCCTGAGCTCTACAACATGGCCGTCGACGTCGCCGACCGGCACCCAAGGGACAAACGCGCACTCATCCTGGAGTCCGCCGTCGAAGGTCAACGTGAGGTGAGCTGGGGCGAGATCCAGGACCGGTCCCGCCAGATCGCCGCCACCCTCCAAAAGGCCGGCATCAAGAAGGGCGACCGCGTCGCCGTCCTGCTGCCGCAGCGTTCCGACACCCCGGCCGCCTACTTGGGCGTTCTGCGGACCGGCGCCATCCTGGTCACGATGTCCCTGCTCTGGGCAGCGGAACCGATCCGGTTCCGGTTGGAGGACAGTGGCGCGTCGGTGATCATCGCCGAGGAGTCAGCGCGGCCCTTGTTCAAGGACTTCGAGGGTACGTTCATCGACATCGACAGCCCGGCCATCAAAGAGGCAACCACCGAATTCCAGGATGTCGAAACCAAAGCTGAAGATCCCGCCCTCATCTTCTACACTTCGGGCACCACCGGCCGTGCGAAAGGAATCGTCCACGCGCATCGGACCCTCCTTGGCCACAACGAGTTCGAGTACTGCCACCAGATCTGCGACGGCGATGTGTTCTACGGTGCGGGGGACTGGGCATGGTCGCTGGCCAAGCTCATGGGCCCGCTCCGGCTCGGCGCAACGCACCTGGTCTTCCGGCCCAACGGCGGCTTCGACCCGGCAGCCCTTCTAGACAGCATGAGCCGCCACCGCGTCACCAGCGCGCTGGTGAACCCGACCTTCCTGCGGAAGATGCGCGAAGACGTGCCCGACGCCGGTACCCGCTTCCCGCTGCACCTGCGGACAGTTTGCTCGTCCAATGAGCCGCTAACGCCGGACCTGATCACCTGGTTCGAAGCGCAATACGGCGTGACGCTGCTGGACTACTACGGTTCCACCGAGTCCTACCCGCTGCTGGGCAACTATCCGGATGTTCCCGTGAAACCCGGGTCCATGGGGCGTCCACTTCCTGGATGGGAAGTCCGCCTGCTGGACGACAACGAGCAGGAAGTAGCCACGGGCGAGACCGGCGAGATCTGCCTCCGCGCGCGATCCAACCCGCAATTTCCCTTGGGATACTGGAACATGCCGGAGGCGTCCGCCACCGCATTCGGAGGCGGTTGGTACCACACCAAGGACCAGGCCTATACGGACGATGACGGCTACTTCTGGTTCCTGGGGAGGACCGACGACGTCATTAAAACGTCCGGATACCGTGTGGGGCCCTATGAGCTGGAGGCAGTCATTCGCGAACTCGATCCCGTCAGGGACGTGTCGGTCACCGGAGTGCCCGACGAGCTCCGCGGCCAGTCCATCAAGGCATGGATCGAACTGATGCCCGGTCACGCTGGGGGAGCGGACCTGAGCGAAACCATCGTGGCGCACGTGAAGGAGAACTTCTCCCGCTTCGCCTACCCACGATTCATCGAATACGTCACCGCGCTGCCGAAGTCCGCCACTGGAAAAGTCCAGCGGGCCCAGCTCCGCGAACTCCCACACGTTGTAGCCTCTCCCCGCCTCGAAGGACAACAATCATGA
- a CDS encoding enoyl-CoA hydratase/isomerase family protein produces the protein MSQDVLFEQTGPTAIITLNRPDKLNAWTEAMRSELIDYLEGLKGNDEIRTVILTGSGRAFCAGQDLAETASMNPEDHESAEAWIDGFDRLYRAVRNLDQITIAAVNGVAAGSGFQYSLLADLRVGDSKVRMGQPEVLSGIPSITGIWAMWSILGKSKTSQFVLTGELVDAAEAQRLGLLNYLADDGGVLAYAKDLAARLSLLPPGAVRLTKNRLRSLEDDDLSDAMAEAKRVHREAYGTGEPQREMARFLAGRR, from the coding sequence ATGTCCCAGGACGTCCTCTTCGAACAGACCGGCCCCACCGCCATCATCACCCTCAACCGCCCGGACAAACTCAACGCATGGACCGAGGCAATGCGCAGCGAACTCATCGACTACCTCGAAGGCCTCAAAGGCAACGACGAGATCCGCACGGTCATCCTCACCGGCAGCGGCCGGGCGTTCTGCGCCGGGCAGGACCTGGCAGAGACCGCGTCCATGAATCCTGAGGATCACGAGTCCGCGGAAGCTTGGATCGACGGTTTCGACCGCCTCTACCGCGCCGTCCGCAACCTCGACCAGATCACCATCGCTGCCGTCAACGGCGTCGCCGCTGGCTCCGGTTTCCAGTACTCGCTGCTCGCGGACCTCCGCGTTGGCGACTCGAAAGTCCGCATGGGCCAGCCCGAAGTCCTCTCCGGCATCCCCAGCATCACCGGCATCTGGGCCATGTGGAGCATCCTGGGCAAGTCCAAGACCTCCCAGTTCGTCCTCACCGGCGAGCTGGTGGATGCTGCCGAGGCTCAGCGGCTCGGCCTCCTTAACTACCTGGCGGACGACGGCGGCGTGCTGGCTTACGCCAAGGACCTCGCAGCCCGCTTGAGCCTCCTTCCCCCGGGCGCAGTCCGCCTGACCAAGAACCGCCTGCGCAGCCTGGAAGACGACGACCTCAGCGACGCCATGGCAGAAGCCAAGCGCGTGCACCGCGAGGCCTACGGCACCGGCGAGCCGCAGCGCGAAATGGCCCGCTTCCTCGCTGGCCGCCGCTGA
- a CDS encoding LysR substrate-binding domain-containing protein — protein MDLHHLKYFVVLSEELHFGRAAQRLHMAQPPLSQRIKDLEKELGVLLFHRRRTGVELSEAGALLLEHARGVLDHVAMAQESMRRIRPGASGILQVAVPPDTNPVALSTMVSSFAASAPDVLLNLHELTTVEQVERLRDGELDVAVVRHPLSSVGFESGPVFSRALGVVMNASHPLASASSVRLGDLAGSPLIIFPRHMAPTLYDSFLHTCRDAGYLPAAIVHARNQHFTHGLIMAGRGVHFNEEPWTPLPAGIVWRPLVGDPLAWRTSALWLKSRRSAETDAFVAAVGAGLEAGGHG, from the coding sequence ATGGACCTCCACCATCTCAAGTACTTTGTGGTGCTCTCCGAGGAGCTTCATTTCGGCCGTGCGGCGCAGCGTTTGCACATGGCCCAGCCGCCGCTGTCGCAGCGGATCAAGGACTTGGAGAAAGAGCTCGGGGTGCTGCTTTTTCATCGGCGGCGCACTGGTGTGGAACTGTCCGAAGCCGGGGCTTTGCTGCTGGAGCATGCGCGTGGGGTGCTGGATCACGTGGCCATGGCGCAGGAATCGATGCGGCGGATCCGGCCTGGCGCGTCGGGCATCCTGCAGGTGGCCGTGCCGCCGGACACGAACCCTGTTGCCCTGTCCACCATGGTTTCTTCTTTTGCTGCGTCTGCGCCTGACGTTCTGCTGAATTTGCATGAGCTCACCACCGTTGAGCAGGTTGAGCGACTGCGCGACGGCGAACTGGACGTTGCGGTGGTCCGTCACCCTTTGAGCAGCGTGGGTTTTGAGTCGGGGCCGGTGTTCTCGCGGGCGCTGGGCGTGGTGATGAATGCTTCGCACCCGCTCGCTTCTGCTTCTTCCGTGCGGCTTGGCGATCTTGCCGGGAGCCCGTTGATCATCTTCCCGCGGCACATGGCGCCCACCCTGTACGACTCGTTCCTGCACACGTGCCGGGACGCCGGGTATCTTCCTGCCGCGATCGTGCACGCACGCAACCAGCACTTCACGCACGGGCTGATCATGGCTGGCCGCGGGGTGCATTTCAATGAGGAGCCGTGGACGCCGCTGCCTGCAGGGATTGTGTGGCGGCCATTGGTTGGTGATCCGTTGGCATGGCGGACCTCGGCGCTGTGGCTGAAGAGCAGGAGGTCAGCTGAGACGGATGCGTTTGTGGCGGCTGTTGGCGCGGGGCTGGAGGCGGGTGGACACGGGTGA